The following DNA comes from Micromonospora chokoriensis.
ACGGTGCCGGTGACGCGGTGGGCGGGGCCGACGAAGTAACCGAAGGTGGGCACCGGCGTGGTCGACGAACGCTCGTCATAGCCGATCTGGTGGAATCCGGGGCTGCGGTCGGCCCCCTCCACGTCGTTGACCAGGATGTCCGTGGTCAGCATGCCGTCCGGGAGGCGGCGGCCGGCGGCCAGCCCGATGGTCACCTTCGGTTCGCCGGGCACGGACACCCGAACGACGTAGTACACCCGCTGCTCCGCGCCGTACCGCACCTTGCTGTCGATCACCTGGCCCAGCGGTTTCGGGGACGGCACGTCGCCGGCCGTCGGCGGCGGGGTGGGCTCCAACGACCTCGCCGGCGTCGGCGAGACACCTGCCGGTGACGGGGCGACGACGACCGGCGGGCGACGATCGGCCGTCGGCGTTTCCGACGTTCGATAGTCCACCGCCACCACGACGACGGCCGCCAGCCCGGCCGCGAGTGTCGCCGCCCCGGCTCCGGCAACCCGCCGACGGGTACGCAACCGTCGTCCGTCGCGCATCACGGCGGCCAGGTCGAGGACGGTGTCGGGGCGCTCGGTCGCCCGCATGGCGTCGCGCAGCCGCTCCAGCTCGGTCATCGGCGCGCCTCCTCGTCGGCGTGCCGCGGTGCCGCGGCGCGTAGTTTCTGCAGGGCCCGCGAGCTGGTGCTCTTGACCGTGCCCACGGATACGGCGAGTTCGCGGGCCACCTGCGCCTCCGGTAGGTCGAAGTAGTAGCGCAGCACGACGATGGCCCGCTCCCGAGGGCTGAGCGCACGGAGGATGCCGATCAGCCAGCGCCGGGTGGTGACCTCGTCGGCCACGTCCCCGCGCCGTTGCTCGGGCACGTCGTCGGTCGCGTACTCGCGCATCGGCCGCCGCCACCCGTCCACCAGGTGGTTGACCAGGGTGCGGCGGGCGTACCCGTAGGCGTCGTCGTCGTGGACCCGCGACCAGGACGCGTACGTGCGGGCAAGGGCGGTCTGCGCGGCGTCCTCGGCCAGGTGGTGATCGCCGGTCATCAGGAACGCGGCGTGCACGAGCCGCGCGGACGCCGCCCGCGCGAACTCGACGAACTCCGCGTCGCCCCGCGCCACCGTGAACCTCCCCCGTGCCACACCGCTAT
Coding sequences within:
- a CDS encoding SigE family RNA polymerase sigma factor; its protein translation is MARGDAEFVEFARAASARLVHAAFLMTGDHHLAEDAAQTALARTYASWSRVHDDDAYGYARRTLVNHLVDGWRRPMREYATDDVPEQRRGDVADEVTTRRWLIGILRALSPRERAIVVLRYYFDLPEAQVARELAVSVGTVKSTSSRALQKLRAAAPRHADEEARR